From the genome of Ornithobacterium rhinotracheale, one region includes:
- a CDS encoding serine hydrolase, translating into MNRLKPIFWVLSLLLFLSGGTLVSAKLKAPFKVKINYKTPIEKLEFHDTIAGVYSQLHNEIKQMNIGARNPSFNGTVLVAHKGKLIFEASYGVSNRAIGLRNTPKTPTQIASITKTFTGTSILWLEQRGFLNIKDPVQKYIWEFPYADITIQHLLSHRSGLPEYLKFSTRYWTSSAPMYNEELLAMFRNKKMRLDFQPGTSFSYCNSNFAMLALLIERITKMPYKQFVSQYIFEPLNMQNSFVYDPMDTYNFSFAKSYKANFSDFNNTFQDGVYGDKGIFTTVEDLYRWDRALYKNEFLAEEFKQNAFTPTRDWSVEKNYGLGWRIKCYPNGEKYVYHTGWWHGYQGIFARYIKDDFTIIILSNRYISGISKNSEEIYKVAQQYLGLTELS; encoded by the coding sequence ATGAATAGACTAAAACCTATATTTTGGGTGCTGAGCCTACTTTTATTTTTGAGCGGAGGAACTTTGGTTTCTGCCAAATTAAAGGCGCCGTTTAAAGTGAAAATTAACTATAAAACTCCGATTGAGAAGTTAGAGTTTCACGATACAATTGCGGGGGTGTACTCTCAGCTTCATAACGAGATTAAGCAGATGAACATAGGCGCTAGAAATCCGTCTTTTAATGGGACGGTGCTTGTGGCGCACAAGGGGAAACTGATTTTTGAGGCATCGTATGGCGTGTCGAATAGAGCTATCGGGCTGAGAAATACGCCTAAAACGCCCACCCAAATTGCATCGATTACCAAAACTTTTACAGGAACCTCCATTTTGTGGCTCGAACAAAGGGGCTTTTTGAATATTAAAGACCCCGTTCAAAAATACATTTGGGAGTTTCCCTATGCGGATATCACCATTCAGCATCTGCTATCGCATCGATCGGGCTTGCCAGAGTATTTGAAATTCTCTACGCGCTACTGGACTTCTAGTGCCCCGATGTACAATGAGGAGTTGCTCGCTATGTTTAGAAATAAGAAGATGAGGTTAGATTTTCAACCTGGCACCAGTTTCAGCTATTGTAACTCAAATTTTGCGATGCTGGCACTACTCATTGAACGCATTACCAAAATGCCGTATAAGCAATTCGTGAGCCAGTACATTTTTGAGCCGCTGAATATGCAAAACTCATTTGTGTACGACCCGATGGATACCTACAACTTCTCTTTTGCCAAAAGCTATAAAGCGAATTTCTCAGATTTTAATAATACCTTTCAAGATGGAGTGTATGGCGACAAGGGAATCTTTACCACTGTGGAGGATTTATACCGCTGGGACAGAGCTTTGTACAAAAACGAATTTTTAGCCGAGGAATTTAAGCAAAATGCATTTACCCCCACCAGAGACTGGTCGGTAGAGAAAAATTATGGACTAGGCTGGCGAATTAAATGCTACCCAAATGGCGAAAAATATGTGTACCACACAGGCTGGTGGCATGGATACCAAGGAATTTTTGCACGCTACATCAAAGATGATTTCACCATTATTATCCTTTCAAACCGATATATTTCGGGAATTTCTAAAAATTCTGAAGAGATTTACAAAGTGGCTCAACAATATTTAGGGCTCACAGAATTAAGCTAA
- a CDS encoding folylpolyglutamate synthase/dihydrofolate synthase family protein: MTYEQASHWLLNDLVFFQQQGSKAYKPGLERITALCAYLGNPQAQFKSIHIAGTNGKGSTAHMLSAVLQAHNLKVGLHTSPHLLSFGERNKINGENTQKEFITDFVAQHKDFIQRLGCSFFEVAVAMGFSYFAQEKVDVAIIETGLGGRLDATNIIQPEMAIITNIALEHTAILGNTLSQIAYEKAGIIKPQTPIIIGEYLPEIKPVFEQRAKELGAPIIWAQEQSSHHFSTDLLGKYQAKNLQTLSAVLPIVEEKIIPLNNEKISWALQNVAEITNFMGRWQQLGKQPLCIADTAHNPAGFQEIVFQIEQNSAPKKYIILGFVADKDVSQILALLPQEPNFEYIFTQAEVERKMPIEELRRKVPSGLHKSFFETTAQAIKYALMKAKSEDFIFIGGSNFIVSEALAFFNMTHRH; encoded by the coding sequence ATGACTTACGAGCAAGCCTCACATTGGCTCTTAAACGATTTAGTGTTTTTTCAGCAGCAAGGGAGTAAAGCCTACAAGCCTGGGCTTGAAAGAATTACAGCGCTCTGTGCATATTTAGGCAATCCACAAGCACAGTTTAAAAGCATTCACATCGCGGGGACTAATGGCAAGGGGAGTACGGCGCATATGCTTAGCGCTGTATTACAAGCTCATAATTTAAAAGTGGGCTTGCACACTTCGCCGCATTTGCTCAGCTTTGGCGAGCGAAATAAAATCAATGGCGAAAATACTCAAAAGGAATTTATTACCGATTTTGTGGCTCAGCATAAGGATTTTATACAACGCCTTGGCTGTTCATTTTTTGAGGTTGCAGTGGCGATGGGGTTTAGCTATTTTGCGCAAGAAAAAGTAGATGTCGCAATCATAGAAACGGGGCTTGGCGGTAGGCTTGATGCCACCAATATCATTCAGCCAGAAATGGCAATCATTACGAATATAGCCCTAGAACATACAGCAATTTTAGGTAATACATTATCTCAAATTGCTTATGAGAAAGCAGGAATCATTAAGCCCCAAACGCCCATTATCATTGGAGAATATTTGCCTGAGATAAAGCCTGTTTTTGAGCAAAGAGCAAAAGAATTAGGCGCACCCATCATCTGGGCGCAGGAGCAGAGCTCTCATCATTTTTCCACCGATTTATTAGGTAAATATCAGGCTAAAAATTTACAAACGCTCAGTGCAGTTTTGCCAATTGTTGAGGAGAAAATTATTCCTTTAAACAATGAGAAAATAAGCTGGGCGCTACAAAATGTGGCAGAAATTACAAATTTTATGGGGAGATGGCAGCAGCTTGGTAAACAGCCGCTTTGTATTGCTGATACGGCGCATAATCCTGCTGGTTTTCAAGAGATTGTTTTTCAGATTGAGCAAAATTCCGCTCCTAAGAAATATATTATTTTAGGCTTTGTGGCCGATAAAGATGTTTCGCAGATTTTGGCATTATTGCCCCAAGAGCCTAATTTTGAATACATTTTTACGCAAGCTGAGGTGGAACGGAAAATGCCTATTGAGGAGCTGAGGAGAAAGGTGCCAAGTGGCTTGCATAAGTCTTTTTTTGAGACGACGGCGCAAGCGATAAAATATGCCTTGATGAAGGCAAAAAGCGAGGATTTTATTTTCATAGGAGGGAGTAATTTTATTGTGAGTGAGGCGTTGGCTTTCTTTAATATGACTCACCGCCATTAG
- a CDS encoding biopolymer transporter ExbD, whose protein sequence is MDIRGRNKISPDFSMSSMTDIVFLLLIFFMLTSTMVSTNVLNLQLPKADGAPAQDKQLIVSINNQGQYFIDKTPVAKDQLEPQLKNLFKQNQEPAFILQAEEKAYTKDIVYVMDIANRNQYKMVLATEPNE, encoded by the coding sequence ATGGATATCAGAGGAAGGAATAAAATAAGCCCAGATTTCAGTATGTCGTCTATGACGGATATTGTCTTCCTATTGCTTATTTTCTTTATGCTTACATCTACTATGGTCTCCACCAATGTGCTAAACCTCCAATTGCCCAAAGCCGATGGCGCCCCAGCACAGGATAAGCAGCTCATCGTAAGCATAAACAATCAAGGGCAATACTTCATAGATAAAACTCCCGTGGCAAAAGACCAATTAGAGCCACAGCTGAAAAATTTATTTAAGCAAAATCAGGAGCCAGCCTTCATTCTTCAAGCCGAGGAGAAAGCCTATACCAAAGACATCGTGTATGTGATGGACATAGCCAATCGCAATCAGTATAAAATGGTACTAGCCACCGAGCCTAATGAGTAG